From the Oleiphilus messinensis genome, one window contains:
- the rlmH gene encoding 23S rRNA (pseudouridine(1915)-N(3))-methyltransferase RlmH, with protein MRIKIIAVGTKMPSWVATGFTEYVKRMPPELPVQLIEIPMAKRGKNPDIERAIKAEGNKVLEQIKANDFVIALEVGGAHLSTEKLAQKLASWQQDGRDICILIGGPDGNAEACLKRADYKLSLSELTLPHPLVRIVLAEQFYRAWSILANHPYHRA; from the coding sequence ATGCGCATTAAGATTATTGCAGTGGGTACTAAAATGCCGTCTTGGGTGGCAACCGGGTTTACCGAGTACGTTAAGAGAATGCCACCGGAGTTGCCGGTACAATTAATCGAGATCCCAATGGCGAAGCGGGGCAAGAACCCTGACATTGAGCGTGCTATCAAAGCAGAAGGCAACAAAGTTTTAGAGCAAATCAAAGCCAATGATTTTGTTATCGCACTCGAGGTTGGCGGAGCACATCTCAGTACTGAGAAATTGGCACAAAAACTGGCGTCCTGGCAACAGGATGGCAGGGATATCTGTATACTTATCGGTGGCCCGGATGGCAATGCAGAAGCATGCTTGAAGCGAGCAGACTATAAACTTTCGTTATCAGAACTGACATTGCCCCATCCTCTCGTTCGGATCGTACTTGCGGAACAGTTTTACCGGGCCTGGAGTATACTGGCAAATCATCCGTATCACCGCGCCTGA
- the rodA gene encoding rod shape-determining protein RodA produces MPDASKHLGQPTSLMMRLHIDPVLLIMLFVLSCAGLFILYSGSGESIEDVRRQAIRFVLAYGVMFAFAQLDPSVYRRWAPWLFLIGIVALIGVLVMGTGAKGAQRWLKLPGLPRFQPSEFMKLALPMMVAWYLSKRYLPPRLKHLFFALVIIIVPVVLIVKQPDLGTSLLILASGVFVLFFAGMSWAYIGGFIAMAGAAAPIMWFVVMRDYQKQRVLTFLNPESDPLGTGWNIIQSKTAIGSGGVYGKGWLQGTQSQLDFLPESHTDFIIAVLAEEFGFVGVLALLGMYLLIIARGLYIASQAQDSFSRLLVGSLTLTFFVYVFVNIGMVSGLLPVVGVPLPLVSYGGTSIVTLMAAFGVLMSVHTHKKMLAK; encoded by the coding sequence ATGCCCGATGCATCAAAGCATCTCGGGCAACCCACCAGCTTGATGATGCGCTTGCACATTGACCCCGTACTCTTGATCATGCTGTTTGTTTTGTCTTGTGCGGGGTTGTTCATCCTCTACAGTGGCAGTGGTGAAAGTATTGAGGATGTGCGTCGCCAGGCGATTCGATTTGTGTTGGCGTATGGTGTCATGTTCGCATTTGCGCAGCTGGATCCTTCGGTTTACCGTCGCTGGGCACCCTGGTTGTTTTTAATCGGAATTGTTGCTCTGATTGGAGTGCTGGTGATGGGGACGGGGGCGAAAGGGGCGCAGCGCTGGTTAAAGCTGCCCGGACTTCCCCGCTTTCAGCCCTCTGAGTTTATGAAGTTAGCGTTGCCCATGATGGTGGCTTGGTACTTGTCGAAGCGTTATTTGCCCCCGCGTTTGAAGCATTTGTTTTTCGCTCTGGTTATTATCATTGTGCCTGTGGTTTTGATCGTCAAGCAACCCGATTTGGGAACCTCATTGTTGATTCTGGCGTCTGGTGTGTTTGTGCTCTTTTTTGCAGGTATGAGCTGGGCTTATATCGGCGGATTTATCGCTATGGCTGGGGCTGCCGCCCCGATCATGTGGTTTGTGGTCATGCGTGACTATCAGAAGCAGAGAGTTTTAACCTTTCTGAACCCTGAAAGTGATCCTTTGGGAACGGGGTGGAATATTATTCAGTCGAAGACGGCGATCGGTTCTGGCGGTGTGTATGGCAAGGGCTGGTTGCAGGGGACGCAATCCCAGCTGGATTTTCTGCCGGAAAGTCATACCGATTTTATAATTGCGGTATTGGCTGAAGAATTTGGTTTTGTTGGCGTCCTGGCGCTTTTGGGTATGTATTTGCTCATCATCGCCCGCGGCTTGTATATTGCCTCACAGGCACAGGACTCGTTCTCCCGGCTCTTGGTCGGTAGTCTGACCCTTACTTTTTTTGTTTACGTTTTTGTCAATATCGGAATGGTCAGTGGTTTATTACCTGTGGTCGGGGTTCCGCTGCCACTTGTGAGTTATGGTGGTACCTCAATCGTGACATTAATGGCTGCATTCGGGGTTTTGATGTCCGTGCATACCCACAAAAAAATGTTGGCCAAATAG
- the mrdA gene encoding penicillin-binding protein 2: protein MVESRTLKDPVKEKKVFTNRALVSAFIVLFVTLVLIFRLYTLQIVDHTLYETLSDKNRMQLQSVAPTRGLIYDRNGELLADNRPVFSVTMVKELTDDIDATLQELGKIIDLTPEELSRFEQRFKARRRPYESVPIKVKLDEAEIARLAVDRYRFPGVEVEAELVRFYPLAGSMAHMLGYVGRISEDELKKVDPTNYSGTHYIGKLGVEKFYEDELHGQVGYQKVETNARGRVLRVLERVDPVPGNNLTLHIDSRLQARAEAALGERRGAVVAIEPETGGILALVSTPTFDPNLFVTGIDSKSYKALRNSPDIPLFNRALRGQYPPGSTIKPMMGIMGLDTGTVTRQTTIWDPGWYQIRGNKRYFRDWKRGGHGKMDLFQSIAQSCDIYFYDLAFKAGVDTMHEYMAHFGFGHSMAADIQEARDGILPSREWKRNARRQPWFPGDSVNMGIGQGFMLATPLQLATATAVLANRGHWKLPRLIRSMTDENGLEVSPHLPEPPPDIKLKNEDDWNFIFASMEEVMHGKRGTARKSGADAGYRMAGKTGTAQVVGIAQGEKYDAEALAERLRDHALFVGFAPVENPKIAVAVLVENGGGGSSSAAPVARQLFDAWLLEYGYLDAENSTLKNVSTDKNFSTDNLVGMQR, encoded by the coding sequence TTGGTAGAATCCAGAACGCTAAAAGATCCGGTCAAAGAAAAGAAAGTCTTTACCAACCGTGCATTAGTCTCAGCATTTATTGTGTTGTTTGTAACGCTTGTCCTGATCTTTCGGTTGTATACGTTACAGATTGTGGATCACACGCTGTATGAGACATTGTCTGACAAAAACCGGATGCAATTACAATCTGTCGCGCCGACGCGGGGGTTGATCTATGATCGAAATGGTGAATTACTGGCCGATAACCGCCCAGTGTTCAGCGTTACGATGGTCAAAGAACTGACGGATGATATCGATGCTACGCTGCAGGAACTCGGCAAAATCATTGATCTGACACCCGAAGAGCTTTCCCGGTTTGAGCAGCGCTTTAAAGCACGCAGACGTCCGTACGAGTCGGTTCCAATCAAAGTCAAGCTGGACGAGGCAGAGATTGCACGTCTTGCAGTGGATCGATATCGCTTTCCTGGTGTGGAAGTTGAAGCGGAGTTAGTGCGTTTTTATCCCTTGGCGGGCTCGATGGCTCACATGTTGGGCTATGTCGGAAGAATCAGTGAAGATGAATTAAAGAAAGTTGATCCCACGAACTATTCCGGTACCCACTACATTGGCAAATTGGGCGTTGAAAAATTCTACGAAGATGAGCTTCACGGTCAGGTGGGCTACCAGAAAGTCGAGACCAATGCTCGTGGTCGTGTTTTAAGGGTGCTCGAACGAGTTGATCCCGTTCCAGGTAATAACCTGACCTTGCACATCGACAGTCGTTTGCAGGCCCGTGCAGAAGCCGCTCTCGGAGAACGCAGGGGGGCGGTTGTGGCGATCGAACCGGAAACGGGGGGCATACTCGCGTTGGTGAGCACACCAACCTTTGATCCCAATTTATTTGTCACGGGTATTGATTCTAAAAGCTATAAGGCGTTGCGTAACTCTCCGGATATACCTTTGTTCAATCGGGCGCTGAGAGGGCAATATCCTCCAGGCTCAACGATCAAGCCGATGATGGGAATTATGGGGCTGGATACGGGCACTGTGACACGGCAGACCACGATTTGGGATCCAGGGTGGTATCAAATCCGGGGGAATAAACGTTACTTTCGTGACTGGAAGCGGGGTGGGCATGGCAAGATGGATTTGTTCCAATCCATTGCGCAATCCTGTGATATTTACTTTTACGATCTGGCTTTCAAGGCTGGAGTGGATACGATGCATGAGTACATGGCCCACTTCGGCTTCGGGCACTCCATGGCAGCCGACATTCAGGAAGCGCGCGATGGTATTCTGCCGTCTCGGGAATGGAAAAGAAATGCAAGGCGACAGCCCTGGTTTCCCGGTGATTCAGTGAATATGGGGATTGGTCAGGGGTTTATGCTGGCAACCCCTCTCCAGCTCGCAACGGCTACGGCCGTTCTTGCGAATCGGGGGCACTGGAAATTGCCGCGACTCATTCGATCCATGACCGATGAGAATGGCCTCGAGGTTTCGCCTCATTTGCCTGAACCACCACCGGACATTAAATTGAAAAATGAAGATGATTGGAATTTCATCTTTGCTTCGATGGAAGAGGTAATGCACGGCAAACGGGGTACTGCGCGAAAAAGTGGCGCAGATGCGGGCTACAGAATGGCCGGAAAAACCGGTACCGCGCAAGTAGTCGGTATTGCCCAGGGTGAAAAGTACGATGCTGAGGCACTCGCGGAACGGCTTCGTGATCACGCTCTTTTTGTCGGCTTTGCCCCCGTTGAAAACCCGAAAATTGCGGTGGCGGTTCTGGTGGAGAATGGTGGTGGTGGAAGCAGTTCTGCCGCGCCGGTAGCGAGACAGCTGTTCGATGCCTGGTTGCTGGAATATGGCTATCTGGACGCAGAAAACAGCACTTTGAAAAATGTTTCCACAGATAAAAACTTCTCCACGGACAACTTGGTAGGTATGCAGCGGTGA
- a CDS encoding D-alanyl-D-alanine carboxypeptidase family protein: MFMLTRKSNLSTPILSILTLLLMLSSFTVSSQPNLIPAPPQVAASSYILMDAASGKVIVESNSDEQLPPASLTKMMTAYIVEYEAERGNISLSDSVLISVNAWKTGGSKMFIKEGTQVALEDLLRGIIIQSGNDASVAVAEHIAGSESAFADIMNQHAKLLGMQNSHFENATGLPHENHFASARDLAKLAKAIITEFPDQYSIYSEKYFTYNDIRQPNRNRLLWRDKSVDGLKTGHTDAAGYCLVSSAVRDGMRLISVVMGTKSEEARARETQKLLNYGFRYYESLPLYSSGVKLIDSQVWGGQLDKTDLGVASDVTLTIPKGQKEALVVSVDVDSVIKAPLNIGDVLGRVKVSYEGEILADQPLIALQQVEEAGFFKRIWDLIKLFFVQLFS, from the coding sequence ATGTTCATGTTGACTCGAAAATCCAATTTATCTACCCCCATTCTATCCATTCTGACACTGCTGTTAATGTTAAGTTCGTTTACTGTGAGCAGTCAGCCGAATCTGATTCCTGCGCCTCCTCAAGTTGCGGCCAGTTCTTACATCCTGATGGATGCCGCGAGCGGTAAAGTGATCGTTGAGAGTAACTCGGATGAGCAGTTACCGCCTGCAAGTTTAACCAAAATGATGACGGCCTATATTGTTGAATATGAAGCTGAGCGCGGTAACATCAGCCTGTCCGACAGTGTCTTGATCAGTGTAAATGCCTGGAAAACCGGCGGCTCAAAAATGTTTATCAAAGAGGGTACTCAGGTCGCTCTGGAAGATTTGTTGCGCGGTATCATCATCCAGTCCGGTAACGATGCCAGTGTTGCTGTTGCTGAGCACATTGCCGGTAGTGAGAGCGCCTTCGCGGATATCATGAACCAGCATGCCAAATTATTGGGGATGCAAAATTCGCACTTTGAAAATGCGACCGGTTTACCCCACGAAAATCACTTTGCTTCCGCGCGTGATCTGGCAAAGCTTGCCAAGGCCATCATCACCGAGTTCCCGGATCAATACTCGATTTATTCAGAAAAATACTTCACCTACAACGATATCCGTCAACCGAACCGCAACAGACTGTTATGGCGGGATAAGTCTGTGGATGGTTTGAAAACCGGCCATACAGATGCTGCAGGTTATTGTCTGGTGTCATCAGCTGTTCGAGACGGAATGCGTTTGATCAGCGTTGTGATGGGCACGAAAAGCGAAGAGGCCCGTGCCCGTGAAACGCAAAAACTCCTGAATTACGGATTCCGGTATTACGAGAGCCTGCCGCTCTACAGTTCGGGTGTCAAGTTGATTGATAGCCAGGTCTGGGGTGGACAACTTGATAAAACAGATTTGGGGGTTGCCTCGGATGTGACCCTGACGATCCCGAAAGGCCAGAAAGAGGCTTTAGTCGTTTCGGTCGATGTTGACTCTGTGATCAAGGCGCCATTGAATATTGGTGATGTGTTAGGGCGCGTTAAAGTGTCTTACGAAGGCGAAATTCTGGC
- the mltB gene encoding lytic murein transglycosylase B, with the protein MKGQSFSSCLAENISGIRVVSRTGGLSGVIGFVLMLFSSASCFGNYTEQPEVQKFIDEVAENHAFEHAWLLAQLAKAERQQKILDAISRPAERVLEWKDYRKIFMTEDRIQGGKVFLETHKSTFNRMEREFGVPKEVVAAIIGVETRYGKFTGKHRVIDALATLAFDYPPRSDFFRSELEHFFLLSREQGFDPQSLTGSYAGAMGYGQFISSSYRNFAVDFDDDGVVDILHNPVDAIGSVANYFVAHKWQRKQQVVLPVTVQGSAFGEFVHKDLKPKYSWGTLKKAGVTLDTADSLPDDTMARLMPLQGESGTEYWLALDNFYTITRYNHSELYAMAVFQLSQALK; encoded by the coding sequence ATGAAGGGGCAGTCGTTCTCAAGCTGTTTAGCGGAAAATATATCAGGAATCAGAGTTGTAAGTCGTACCGGTGGACTGTCAGGCGTGATTGGCTTTGTGCTGATGCTGTTCTCGTCGGCGAGTTGTTTTGGCAATTATACCGAGCAACCCGAAGTTCAGAAGTTTATCGATGAAGTCGCAGAGAACCATGCCTTTGAACACGCTTGGTTGCTGGCGCAATTAGCCAAAGCGGAAAGGCAGCAAAAGATTCTTGATGCCATCAGTCGTCCTGCCGAACGAGTTTTAGAATGGAAGGACTATCGTAAAATATTCATGACAGAGGATCGCATCCAGGGCGGGAAGGTCTTCCTGGAGACGCACAAATCGACTTTTAATCGAATGGAGCGTGAATTCGGTGTCCCTAAAGAGGTCGTAGCTGCAATTATTGGCGTTGAAACACGCTACGGTAAATTTACAGGGAAACACAGAGTCATTGATGCGCTTGCGACCCTGGCCTTTGATTATCCCCCCCGATCAGACTTCTTCAGGTCAGAACTGGAGCATTTCTTTCTGCTCAGTCGGGAGCAGGGCTTTGATCCTCAGTCGTTAACCGGTTCATACGCCGGTGCAATGGGTTACGGGCAATTTATTTCAAGCAGTTATCGAAATTTTGCTGTCGATTTCGATGACGATGGTGTTGTGGATATATTGCATAACCCTGTTGATGCCATCGGCAGTGTTGCCAATTATTTTGTTGCACACAAGTGGCAACGGAAGCAACAAGTGGTGTTACCGGTTACGGTTCAGGGATCGGCGTTCGGTGAATTTGTTCATAAGGATTTAAAGCCAAAATATTCCTGGGGCACGTTAAAAAAAGCGGGTGTTACGCTTGATACGGCGGATTCACTCCCGGATGATACCATGGCGAGGTTAATGCCTTTGCAAGGTGAGTCGGGTACAGAATATTGGTTGGCGCTCGATAACTTTTATACGATCACCCGTTACAATCATAGTGAGCTGTATGCAATGGCCGTCTTCCAGTTATCACAGGCATTGAAATAG
- a CDS encoding septal ring lytic transglycosylase RlpA family protein, whose translation MDTFRIIDIKPLIFAVLSMILLQACTTSRYSMDKDAAPESGFDASNIPDAIPKHEKRTIAGNKSPYTILGKTYHVLDTEKGYRETGMGSWYGKKFHGYHTSNGEVYNMYKMTAAHKTLPIPSYVQVKNLDNGRTIVVRINDRGPFHEGRIIDLSYAAAQKLGYADKGTARVEVTALVPDAPTVVDKAGSVNRAELLIGYYVQLGAYSSRESAMRLQQQAQSLLGTSVFLAELNETGAPVYRVRVGPFLQREEANQKRLKLLEHQLGQPIVLTRPLAAEDLASVPVAKTEK comes from the coding sequence ATGGATACGTTCCGAATTATTGATATCAAGCCTTTAATTTTTGCTGTTTTGAGCATGATCTTGTTACAGGCTTGTACAACGTCTCGTTACAGCATGGACAAAGATGCTGCACCCGAGTCTGGTTTCGATGCGTCCAATATTCCAGATGCAATACCCAAACATGAAAAGCGAACGATAGCCGGGAATAAAAGCCCGTATACTATTCTCGGAAAAACCTACCACGTACTGGATACAGAGAAGGGTTACCGTGAGACCGGTATGGGCTCGTGGTATGGTAAAAAGTTTCATGGGTACCACACATCCAACGGCGAAGTGTACAACATGTACAAAATGACCGCTGCACACAAAACATTGCCCATCCCCTCGTATGTCCAGGTCAAAAATTTAGATAATGGTCGAACGATTGTTGTACGAATCAATGATCGAGGGCCGTTTCACGAAGGCCGAATCATTGATTTGTCCTATGCTGCAGCCCAAAAGCTGGGGTATGCGGATAAAGGTACAGCACGTGTTGAAGTGACTGCACTGGTACCCGATGCCCCGACAGTTGTTGACAAGGCGGGTTCAGTCAATCGTGCTGAATTGTTGATTGGCTACTATGTGCAACTGGGCGCGTACAGCAGCAGGGAATCTGCAATGCGGCTGCAACAGCAAGCTCAATCATTGTTGGGCACTTCAGTATTTCTCGCAGAATTGAATGAGACCGGAGCGCCGGTGTACCGGGTTCGTGTTGGTCCTTTTCTGCAGCGCGAAGAGGCAAACCAAAAGCGGCTAAAGCTGCTTGAACATCAATTGGGGCAACCCATTGTGCTTACCCGACCGCTCGCGGCAGAAGATCTTGCTTCTGTCCCGGTGGCGAAGACAGAAAAATAA